GGGCCATCGATGACGTTGACCTCGGTGTTGAAGATTTCGGAGAGGACGTCGTTCTGCATGATCTCGGCCGGGGTGCCGTGCTTGACCACCTGGCCGTTCTTCATCGCGAGGATCTTGTCCGAGTAGTGGCCGGCGAAGTTGATGTCGTGCAGGACGATCACAATAGTGCGGCCGAGTTCGTCTGCGGCCCGGCGCAGCTGCTTCATCATCGCCACGGCGTGCTGCATGTCCAGATTGTTCAGCGGCTCGTCCAGCAGCACATAGTCGGTGTTCTGCGCGAGCACCATCGCCACGTAGGCGCGCTGACGCTGCCCGCCTGAGAGCTGGTCGAGGTAACGGTTCTCCAGGTCGGTGAGGTCGAGGAAATCGATGGCCTCGGAGATGTACTTCTCGTCCCCGATGGTCAGCCGGCCTCGGGAGTGGGGGAACCGGCCGAAGCCCACGAGCTGCCGAACGGTCAGCCGGGTGACGAAGTGGTTCTCCTGCCGCAGCACCGAGAGTATCTTGGCGATGGTCTTGGAGGGGGTGTTGACGACGTCGTGCCCCGCCACGGTGATCTCCCCCTGGTCCACGTCCAGCAGGCGCCCGATCATGGTGAGGATGGTGGACTTGCCCGCACCGTTGGGTCCCACCAAGGCAGTCACGCCCCCGGGCTGAATCTCCGTGGTGACCGGCCCGATCCTGACCTTCTCGGAGTAGTCCTTGACGACGTCGGTCAGCGTGATGCTCACAGGCGCCCCTTTCTCATCAGAACGATCAGGAAGACCAGTCCGCCGATCAGCTCGACAATGATGGTCACGGCTCCCCCGGCGTCCCAGATGTGACGGAGGACGAAGTAGCTGCCGGCCAGGATGGTGTAGGCGAACAGCACCGCCAGCGGGAACAGCATCCGGTGCGAGTAGGTGTCTCCGAACTGGTAGGCGAGGGTCGCGGCGAGGAATCCGAGGAACATCATCGGGCCCGTCAGCGCGGTGGCGGTTGCGACGAGCAGAGACACCAGCGCCATGATGATGATCAGCTCCCGCTTGTAGCTGATGCCGAGGTTCAGGGCATTCGTCTTGCCCAGAGCGATCACGTTGAGCGTATTGGAACGGACCCACAGCAGCGCGACGACGGCGACCACGATCGGGATCGCGTAGGGCAGATAGTCGACCCGGGCGTTGGAGATGTTGCCGAAGAGCCGGGCCTGCAGCACGTCGAACTCGCTGGGGGTCAGCATCCGCTGCATGAAGTTCGACAGGGAGCCCAGCACCCCGCCGATGACCACGCCCACCAGCAGCATGATGTGGATGTTGGAGAACTTCCCGCCGAGCAGCCACGTGTAGAGGACGGTGGCGAACACCACCATCGCCGCCATCTGCAGCAGGAAGGGGCCGACGCCGACCAGCGCGCTCGCCCCGCCCACGCCCAGGAGGAACACCGCGGACGTCTGGATGACTGTGTAGAGGGAGCCGAAGCCCATGATTCCGGGCGTGAGGATCCGGTTGTTCACAGCGGTCTGGAACGCCACCGTGGAGACTGCGTGGCAGACCGCGACCACCGCGATGGTGATCAGCGAGTCCCGCCGCATCTCCACGATCAGCCACCAGGGCCTCGATCCGGTATCGGCAGGGTTGTTCCAGGTCATGATGCCGAAGGTGACTCCCACGGCCAGGGCGATCAGCACCCCCACCACCAGGATGTAGCGGCGCATGTGCTTGGGCTCGGTGATCGGCCCGGAGCGGCGGGCGGCCTCATCCGGGGTCCTGCCGCCCGCGTCGTGCTGCTCGGTGCGCCGTCTGCTCTCCGCGGTCTTGAGCATCATGAGACCAGGCCGCCCTTCCTCCGCTGGCGCAGCAGCAGGCCGAGGAAGACCACGCCGCCGACCAGGCCGAGGACCA
The sequence above is drawn from the Nesterenkonia populi genome and encodes:
- a CDS encoding iron chelate uptake ABC transporter family permease subunit, with the translated sequence MMLKTAESRRRTEQHDAGGRTPDEAARRSGPITEPKHMRRYILVVGVLIALAVGVTFGIMTWNNPADTGSRPWWLIVEMRRDSLITIAVVAVCHAVSTVAFQTAVNNRILTPGIMGFGSLYTVIQTSAVFLLGVGGASALVGVGPFLLQMAAMVVFATVLYTWLLGGKFSNIHIMLLVGVVIGGVLGSLSNFMQRMLTPSEFDVLQARLFGNISNARVDYLPYAIPIVVAVVALLWVRSNTLNVIALGKTNALNLGISYKRELIIIMALVSLLVATATALTGPMMFLGFLAATLAYQFGDTYSHRMLFPLAVLFAYTILAGSYFVLRHIWDAGGAVTIIVELIGGLVFLIVLMRKGRL
- a CDS encoding ABC transporter ATP-binding protein, whose amino-acid sequence is MSITLTDVVKDYSEKVRIGPVTTEIQPGGVTALVGPNGAGKSTILTMIGRLLDVDQGEITVAGHDVVNTPSKTIAKILSVLRQENHFVTRLTVRQLVGFGRFPHSRGRLTIGDEKYISEAIDFLDLTDLENRYLDQLSGGQRQRAYVAMVLAQNTDYVLLDEPLNNLDMQHAVAMMKQLRRAADELGRTIVIVLHDINFAGHYSDKILAMKNGQVVKHGTPAEIMQNDVLSEIFNTEVNVIDGPNGPLAVYY